In Candidatus Bathyanammoxibius amoris, the following proteins share a genomic window:
- the mtaB gene encoding tRNA (N(6)-L-threonylcarbamoyladenosine(37)-C(2))-methylthiotransferase MtaB translates to MPKTCAFITLGCKANQYDTQVLREVFLGRKGYREVPSDSPADLYVVNTCAVTSTSEGKSRREIRKAVRLGHDAEVIVTGCYAKADPEILRGIEGVDDVICREDLTESLLEEMGEDYSPADLGISRFEGHSRAFLKIEDGCDAHCSYCIIPALRGSVIRSKPPEDVLSEARRLAGNGYREVVLTGIHLGAYGRDLDGVTVTDVLRGLREIDGIRRIRLSSLEASEVTDELIDLMAGEGSKVCPHLHLSLQSGDDKILKTMNRRYTAGQYLDVIEKVRSRLTNPSFSTDVMVGFPGEGPEQFENTLNVCRQAGFSRMHIFPFSPRKGTPAARMQDRPGPAEVIRARKAVIEGLESELALDYKRRFLGKTIDVLVEEERSDGMLSGYSERYIKALFPGPRELTGEIVPVEVTEIFPGYVRAHRRGEEALRR, encoded by the coding sequence TTGCCGAAGACCTGTGCGTTCATCACGCTTGGCTGCAAGGCGAACCAGTATGACACCCAGGTACTGCGTGAGGTTTTTTTGGGCAGGAAGGGCTACCGGGAGGTGCCTTCGGACAGTCCCGCCGACCTCTACGTGGTCAATACCTGCGCCGTAACGTCGACCAGCGAGGGGAAGTCCAGACGGGAGATAAGAAAGGCCGTGCGCCTGGGACACGATGCCGAGGTTATCGTGACGGGTTGTTATGCCAAGGCCGACCCTGAGATTCTTAGGGGTATAGAAGGCGTGGACGATGTAATTTGTAGAGAGGACCTCACGGAATCGCTGCTTGAGGAGATGGGCGAGGACTATTCACCCGCCGATCTGGGTATCAGCAGGTTCGAGGGCCACAGCAGGGCATTTTTGAAGATAGAAGACGGCTGCGACGCGCACTGCTCCTACTGTATCATTCCAGCGCTGAGAGGCAGCGTTATCAGGAGTAAACCCCCGGAGGATGTCCTGTCAGAGGCGAGGAGGCTGGCCGGGAACGGCTACAGGGAGGTTGTTCTCACGGGCATACACCTCGGCGCGTACGGCCGTGACCTGGACGGCGTCACAGTCACTGACGTCCTGAGGGGATTGAGGGAGATTGACGGTATCCGCAGGATAAGACTGAGTTCCCTGGAGGCGTCGGAGGTGACCGATGAGCTAATCGACCTTATGGCCGGTGAAGGGAGCAAGGTATGCCCTCACCTCCATCTCTCACTTCAGAGCGGTGACGACAAAATTCTAAAAACGATGAACCGGCGGTACACCGCGGGGCAATATCTCGACGTCATAGAAAAAGTCAGGTCAAGGCTGACCAACCCCTCATTCTCTACGGACGTTATGGTGGGCTTCCCCGGCGAGGGGCCGGAACAGTTTGAAAACACCCTCAATGTCTGCCGTCAGGCAGGTTTCAGCAGGATGCACATCTTTCCCTTCAGCCCCAGAAAAGGCACGCCGGCCGCACGTATGCAGGACCGTCCCGGCCCCGCTGAGGTAATAAGGGCCAGAAAGGCCGTAATCGAGGGGTTAGAGAGTGAACTGGCGCTGGACTATAAAAGAAGATTCCTGGGAAAGACGATAGATGTCCTTGTGGAGGAAGAGCGTTCCGACGGTATGCTCTCGGGCTATTCTGAGCGTTACATAAAGGCCCTGTTTCCCGGACCACGAGAACTTACAGGTGAGATTGTACCGGTCGAGGTGACAGAGATTTTTCCGGGTTACGTAAGGGCGCATAGGAGAGGAGAGGAGGCTCTTAGACGATGA
- the hisA gene encoding 1-(5-phosphoribosyl)-5-[(5-phosphoribosylamino)methylideneamino]imidazole-4-carboxamide isomerase produces the protein MLIIPAVDIRGGRCVRLTRGSFEEETVYFADPVEPALKWQQGGAEYLHVVDLDGALEGEPKNLKELARIIKAVDIPIQFGGGIRTLETARQILDMGVDRVILGTQVVDAPELIKTLCVEFPGRIAVGLDQREGKVAVKGWVESSELSFLDAAKQVEIFSPRALIFTDISRDGTLQGPNIELLKELLGAVKVPVIASGGVSTLDDVKALSKLPVEGAIIGKALYSGAVNLPEAIAASKTLP, from the coding sequence ATGCTTATAATCCCCGCAGTTGACATAAGGGGCGGCAGATGTGTCAGGCTGACCCGCGGAAGTTTTGAGGAAGAGACCGTCTACTTTGCCGATCCCGTCGAACCGGCCCTCAAGTGGCAGCAAGGGGGAGCGGAATATCTCCACGTAGTAGACCTGGACGGGGCCCTCGAGGGCGAGCCTAAAAATCTAAAGGAGCTTGCACGCATCATCAAGGCCGTGGATATACCCATCCAGTTCGGCGGTGGCATAAGGACTCTTGAGACGGCGCGGCAGATACTGGATATGGGTGTTGACAGGGTGATACTGGGCACTCAGGTCGTTGACGCGCCGGAGCTGATAAAGACGCTCTGTGTCGAATTTCCCGGCCGCATCGCCGTGGGACTTGACCAGAGGGAAGGGAAGGTAGCGGTTAAAGGGTGGGTAGAATCCTCCGAGCTTTCATTTTTGGATGCGGCGAAGCAGGTAGAGATATTTAGCCCACGCGCACTTATCTTTACAGACATATCGAGGGACGGGACGCTGCAGGGCCCGAACATAGAACTGCTGAAGGAACTGCTTGGGGCCGTAAAGGTGCCGGTCATCGCCTCCGGGGGCGTCAGTACCCTTGACGACGTTAAGGCCCTCAGCAAGCTGCCCGTCGAAGGCGCCATAATCGGCAAGGCCCTGTACTCCGGCGCGGTAAACCTCCCCGAGGCCATCGCGGCGTCCAAGACCCTCCCGTAA
- the fusA gene encoding elongation factor G translates to MAAYQTRDIRNIALAGHGASGKTTLAEAMLFRSGVTNRMGSVDDGSSIADYEPDEKEKKHTIDASLLPCGWRDTLINILDTPGYPDFIAQTIGALSAVETAVIVIPATAGIQVNARKCWSLAAGRGLARIVVISKLDGENIDFPALLDSIKENFGQECMPVNLPVGCGDDFKGVVNLFDLPGEVPSGVLCDARAGRESLIEKIVETDDDVMNKYLEGQDVGAEELKKCMAKAVAVGHLVPVLCTAPRNEIGVEELLNTIVDFAPSPQCGAARQATVPGKDEKVAIEADEKAPFCAQVFKCITDPFVGKLAFFRVYSGVLEGGQSFFNSCTEKNEKAGNIFKVLGKEQQPVDKAIAGDIVAMSKVEDIGISDTLCSPGRQLCCAPIEFPAPMVSLAIEPKSKGAEQKLLGVLTKLAEEDHTFKITRDAQTHEMVVTGTSALHLDTMLHRLKRRFEVEVNTHEPKIPYKETITASADAKYKHKKQTGGHGQYGEVMIKLEPLPRSEGFDFVNKVVGGRIPTQYIPAVEKGIKETLMKGILAGYTVVDVRVTLYDGSFHSVDSSEAAFKMAASKAFRQGFSEAKPVLLEPVVNIEVTIPAEFMGEISGNLSGRRGHIVGMDSLGQMQVIKATIPMAEVSRYETELKSMTGGQGSYTMELSHYDVVPSHMVKNIISQGKKEEEEES, encoded by the coding sequence ATGGCCGCCTATCAAACCAGAGACATAAGAAATATTGCCCTGGCCGGTCATGGCGCCTCCGGCAAGACTACGCTTGCCGAGGCCATGCTTTTCCGTTCGGGGGTTACTAACAGGATGGGGAGCGTAGACGACGGCAGTTCCATAGCGGACTACGAACCCGACGAAAAAGAAAAGAAACACACCATAGACGCGTCGCTGCTGCCGTGCGGGTGGCGGGACACGCTCATAAACATACTTGATACGCCCGGTTACCCCGACTTTATCGCGCAGACCATCGGCGCCCTGAGCGCCGTTGAGACGGCCGTAATCGTCATCCCCGCCACCGCAGGTATACAGGTAAATGCGCGAAAATGCTGGTCGCTTGCTGCCGGCAGGGGCCTGGCCCGTATCGTCGTTATATCGAAACTCGACGGTGAGAACATCGATTTTCCCGCCTTACTTGACTCGATTAAAGAGAATTTTGGTCAGGAGTGTATGCCCGTCAATCTGCCCGTAGGCTGCGGAGATGATTTCAAGGGGGTTGTCAACCTGTTTGACTTGCCCGGGGAGGTCCCCTCCGGGGTGTTGTGTGATGCCCGGGCGGGCCGTGAATCGCTGATAGAGAAGATAGTCGAGACCGATGACGACGTAATGAATAAATACCTCGAAGGGCAGGACGTGGGCGCCGAAGAACTGAAGAAATGCATGGCAAAGGCCGTTGCGGTGGGACATCTGGTGCCGGTGCTCTGCACCGCCCCCCGGAACGAGATAGGCGTTGAAGAGTTGTTAAATACCATTGTGGACTTCGCGCCCAGCCCGCAGTGCGGCGCCGCAAGACAGGCGACGGTGCCGGGGAAGGACGAAAAGGTCGCCATAGAGGCCGATGAAAAGGCCCCGTTCTGCGCCCAGGTATTTAAGTGTATTACAGACCCGTTCGTCGGGAAGCTCGCCTTCTTCAGGGTGTACTCCGGGGTGTTGGAGGGCGGCCAGAGCTTTTTCAACTCGTGCACCGAAAAGAACGAAAAGGCCGGCAACATATTTAAGGTCCTGGGTAAGGAGCAGCAGCCCGTTGATAAGGCGATAGCCGGCGACATAGTCGCCATGTCCAAGGTAGAGGATATCGGTATATCGGATACACTGTGCAGCCCCGGCAGGCAGCTCTGCTGTGCCCCGATAGAATTCCCCGCCCCCATGGTCTCACTTGCCATCGAGCCGAAGAGCAAGGGCGCCGAGCAGAAACTCCTGGGCGTACTGACAAAACTCGCCGAAGAAGACCATACCTTCAAGATAACCAGGGACGCGCAGACCCATGAGATGGTCGTAACCGGCACAAGCGCCCTCCATCTCGACACCATGCTCCACCGCCTCAAGAGGCGCTTCGAGGTCGAGGTAAACACGCACGAGCCCAAGATACCGTATAAAGAGACAATCACCGCCTCGGCCGACGCCAAGTACAAACACAAGAAACAGACCGGCGGCCACGGCCAGTACGGCGAGGTCATGATAAAGCTCGAGCCGCTGCCCAGGAGCGAGGGCTTTGACTTTGTAAACAAGGTCGTGGGCGGCAGGATACCCACTCAGTACATACCCGCGGTGGAAAAGGGCATAAAAGAGACCCTGATGAAGGGCATCCTTGCCGGTTATACCGTAGTAGACGTAAGGGTGACGCTGTACGACGGTTCCTTCCACAGCGTAGACTCGTCCGAGGCGGCATTCAAGATGGCGGCCTCAAAGGCCTTCCGTCAGGGGTTCAGCGAGGCGAAGCCCGTGCTCCTCGAACCCGTCGTGAACATAGAGGTCACCATACCGGCCGAATTCATGGGCGAGATATCGGGCAACCTCAGCGGACGCAGGGGACATATAGTCGGTATGGACTCGCTCGGCCAGATGCAGGTCATAAAGGCCACCATACCCATGGCGGAAGTCAGCAGGTACGAGACAGAGCTCAAGTCCATGACTGGCGGCCAGGGCTCGTACACAATGGAATTATCCCACTACGACGTGGTCCCCTCCCACATGGTCAAGAACATCATCTCCCAGGGCAAGAAAGAAGAGGAAGAAGAGTCGTAG
- a CDS encoding phospholipase D-like domain-containing protein, whose protein sequence is MISRRFLLIMMVSLLPSLFLFPPSRAAAADDVIPLVNRDYFQVVRKAITGAKEKILCVMYMSQLSVNHPFGGESLLLRDLIAAKNRGVDVRVILEDNPDANNKYAYNFLKSAGVNVVYDTDNITTHNKLLVIDDEITIIGSHNWTFGGLRTNNEASVLIKSKEVAKAMRKAVENIPVKEKQEDNP, encoded by the coding sequence ATGATTTCACGCAGGTTTTTACTCATTATGATGGTGTCGCTTCTCCCGAGTCTCTTTCTTTTCCCCCCTTCCCGTGCCGCGGCGGCGGACGACGTTATACCCCTTGTTAACAGGGACTATTTTCAGGTCGTCCGCAAGGCCATAACGGGCGCAAAGGAAAAAATCCTCTGCGTGATGTACATGTCGCAACTCAGCGTGAACCACCCGTTCGGGGGAGAGAGCCTTTTGTTGAGGGACTTAATCGCCGCCAAGAACAGGGGCGTTGACGTACGCGTTATACTGGAGGACAACCCCGACGCGAACAACAAGTATGCCTACAATTTCCTTAAGAGTGCCGGTGTAAACGTCGTTTATGATACGGATAATATCACCACCCATAACAAGCTACTGGTAATCGACGACGAGATAACCATCATCGGCAGTCACAACTGGACCTTCGGCGGCCTTAGGACCAATAATGAGGCGTCAGTGCTTATAAAGTCGAAGGAAGTGGCAAAGGCTATGAGAAAGGCCGTGGAAAATATACCGGTGAAGGAGAAACAAGAGGACAATCCTTGA
- a CDS encoding NAD+ synthase translates to MKGKDKQLKELRVAIAQINVTVGDLDENSRKILEYVEKARRIGADIVSFPELAVCGYPPEDLLLNRSFVQDNKKTLSGLAKKVKDIVAVVGFADRAGDHVYNAAAVIYGKKIIKVYHKILLPNYGVFDEKRYFAPGRETPVFVMDGVAFGVNICEDVWQEDGPTAKLAREGAGLIVNINSSPYHAGKIKLREKVIRKQSLDSKVFISYANMVGGQDELVFDGQSFIMDGDGKRVALAGAFEEELLAADLKMPVGASTTRGAVAISKVISGRGKPPLPEISRDHLKPLDEVYRALVLGLRDYLVKNGLKRVVIGVSGGIDSSLTAAIAVDALGRDAVCGVFMPSVYTSMESGEDVGELVRNLGIMLKTIPIHKLFNEYLWNLTGHFRGYGEDKTEENIQARIRGNVLMALSNKFGSLVLNTGNKSEVSCGYCTIYGDMVGGFGVLKDVPKTLVYRLARFRNSDKEIIPKRVLEKEPSAELRPGQKDSDTLPPFDVLDPILKAYVEDDKSFEAIVAKGYNRKVVKRVIAMVDKNEYKRRQAAPGIKITPKALGRDRRMPIANRYKY, encoded by the coding sequence ATGAAAGGCAAAGACAAGCAACTGAAAGAACTGAGGGTCGCGATTGCGCAGATAAATGTGACCGTCGGTGATCTGGATGAAAACTCGCGCAAAATACTCGAATATGTCGAGAAGGCGAGGCGCATCGGGGCGGATATCGTCTCGTTTCCCGAACTGGCGGTATGCGGATACCCGCCCGAAGACCTCCTGCTGAATCGCAGTTTCGTCCAGGACAACAAGAAAACCCTCTCCGGCCTCGCTAAGAAGGTGAAGGATATAGTCGCGGTTGTAGGTTTTGCGGATAGGGCCGGTGATCATGTCTATAACGCCGCGGCGGTAATATATGGCAAGAAAATCATAAAGGTCTACCACAAGATACTCCTGCCCAATTACGGGGTCTTTGACGAGAAACGGTATTTTGCTCCGGGCAGGGAGACGCCTGTATTTGTGATGGACGGCGTCGCCTTCGGGGTCAACATCTGTGAGGACGTCTGGCAGGAGGACGGCCCTACCGCCAAGCTCGCCCGTGAGGGCGCGGGGCTTATCGTAAACATAAACTCCTCGCCCTATCATGCGGGCAAGATAAAATTACGGGAAAAGGTTATACGCAAGCAGTCCCTCGACAGCAAGGTGTTTATCTCTTATGCGAATATGGTCGGCGGGCAGGACGAGCTGGTCTTTGACGGGCAGAGTTTTATCATGGACGGTGACGGTAAACGCGTTGCCCTGGCCGGGGCCTTTGAGGAGGAGCTGCTGGCCGCTGATTTGAAGATGCCCGTTGGGGCCAGCACCACACGCGGAGCGGTTGCCATATCGAAGGTGATAAGCGGCCGGGGGAAACCGCCTCTGCCTGAGATTAGCCGGGACCACCTGAAACCCCTCGATGAGGTGTACCGGGCCCTGGTTCTGGGGTTGAGGGATTATCTGGTCAAGAACGGTCTTAAGAGGGTGGTCATCGGTGTAAGCGGCGGGATAGACTCCTCATTGACGGCCGCGATTGCGGTAGACGCGCTGGGCAGGGATGCCGTCTGCGGCGTTTTCATGCCGTCGGTCTATACCTCGATGGAAAGCGGAGAGGACGTCGGGGAACTGGTGAGAAACCTGGGTATCATGTTGAAGACAATACCAATACACAAATTGTTCAATGAGTATCTGTGGAACCTTACGGGACACTTCAGGGGCTACGGGGAGGACAAGACGGAGGAGAACATACAGGCGCGGATAAGGGGGAACGTTCTCATGGCCCTGTCGAACAAGTTTGGCTCGCTCGTGCTCAATACGGGGAACAAGAGCGAGGTCTCCTGCGGGTACTGCACTATTTACGGTGATATGGTTGGGGGGTTCGGCGTGCTCAAGGACGTCCCCAAGACCCTTGTCTATAGACTTGCGAGGTTCCGGAACTCGGATAAAGAAATAATCCCCAAAAGGGTTCTTGAGAAAGAACCGTCGGCGGAGTTGAGGCCGGGGCAGAAGGACTCAGACACCCTGCCCCCGTTTGACGTCCTGGACCCCATACTGAAGGCGTACGTCGAGGATGACAAGAGCTTCGAGGCGATCGTAGCAAAGGGTTATAACAGAAAGGTTGTGAAGAGGGTTATCGCCATGGTTGACAAGAACGAGTACAAACGCCGCCAGGCCGCCCCCGGAATAAAGATAACCCCGAAGGCGCTTGGAAGGGACCGCAGGATGCCCATAGCGAACCGCTACAAGTACTAG